The following nucleotide sequence is from Anguilla rostrata isolate EN2019 chromosome 3, ASM1855537v3, whole genome shotgun sequence.
aaacaaacaaggaAGTGTATGTACGAATCAGCTCTCCACGACTGTTCACGAGGCTAAAAATCAATAATCTTGGATCTCAGTTGCACAGCATTTAATTCTGCGAAGAGTGAAGAGAAACACTACCCTAACACTGCATGTGGTTGCCATTCACACTTCAGACCGTTGTCTAGCCCGGCATTCTGGCACATTACCATATAATTACGTAGGGTAGTGTGAGCCTGATGATTTGTCAGAAGTAACTGATGAATCGTGATCTTGCGTCGGTGCAGATCCAACTGGAAGTAGTGCTTCAAACTACAAAAATCCCCTTGCGGTGCACCGGTACTCAACTCAAAGACTTGTGTTTTACTTGCTGGCACCAATGACGGCGCATAATGCTTAGTGCATGCCAAGCTCACAAACTTCCCTTCCCAGAAAGTCTAGAGCTACAGAGTATTCTTACCATGTCCTTGAAGCCGCCCAGCACTGCGGCAGTGACGATGCCCAGGAAGAGGGCCACGATGTTGAGGATGGTGGCCGACCACAGCAGGTGGTACAGGTGCACCACGTCCTGGCAGCTTCCCACCTCCGTGTACTCGTGGTACCCGCCCATCAGTTCCACGCGGCTGTGCGCGAGAGAGCGAAGGGACAACACACAGAGGGAAAGGAATGAACAACACACGGCAATAGGgtaggaaggaagagagagcggtagaggagagcaagagagattgagagagaacGGACAGGGAGGAACTCCAAATCACAGCCTTCAAATCCAACCCAGTAGCTTCACTTCACCCACCGGCAAGCTCTGGCAAGAAACTGTCAGTTGCACAAAAAAGCATGCCCACTTATGTTCAATGCACTTTTTAGTTTGTTTCAATTTCATTGTTACAAGCATACAACCCACAATCCGTGATTTGTGCATCACCATTCGGCTTGCAAAACCCAAAATGATTGCAAATTGTGGTGCAACAGAAACCCAAAATCCCCAGAAATGAGGCCAGGTCTACTCTGATCCCATGAAGAGGAACCAGGACATGCATTAAGGGGCATCTAAATCACTCATTCCCCTGTCTGTGTTCCACACAGGAAGTTAACTCTTCACAACCACGGCAAAAACAGCATGGACGGTTAGTTCAACCACAACACGACAGCACAGACTTATTATTTGGTGGGAAGGGACAGGGGGACAAAAGCTGGACCTACTTCCAAATAAAGGATGATTGcctaatttttttcaaaacatctTTATTTTGACGTCCCAAAAGAGGATGTGGTCTGAAACataggtaaacaaaaaaaaactttagattTTTCCCCCAGCAGCATTCCCCTAATGGAAAAAacccaaacagacagaaaaaactCTAGTTCACAGATTACAACTTGGGACAGTCGGGTGGAGCAGGAGAGATGAGATTGAACTGTAAACACTAGCagtacagaacagaacacaagcaGTTAGTCATTCAGTTGTGAGTTCCCCCTTTCAGGTGGATGTCCCTTTGAGGACCTTCCCTGTGGGAGACCGTAGCGTTACACGTACTTGCCGCAGTTGTAGAGTTCACAGCAGTAACAGGTGTTGCTCTTAACACGCAGACTACAGGACACACGAGGGGCTGTTTGACAGTGAACCTGGGAgtcagacagacggacagacaaacacatagaCAAAGAGGCTCAACATATATTGTGACATCATTCTGTAAGGCCTATATATAAACTCCAAAGATATACTGTCCTTCATAACTCTAATTCAGCTAATGATTTATTCATAACAGAAACATTCGATGTATAAAACAAGGATAATTCACTACAGTACAATTCAGATGGGGAAAAGGAAACATGCCCAAGTgccagttgttttattttttgtgcattctGTCAGGCCACTGAAAATAACTAGATGAAGGTGCATTTGTACATTAACTTAAATTATGTTATAAAGGGATTTTAGACTAGCAAGGGGGCAGCTGGACTCACGTCCCGGTCAAATGCGGACACGCTCGTGTAGTACTCACACCGACCTGCATACACAGGTCTGAGGTCCTGCAGGATGAAACACAAAGTCACTCAcaggttaaaggtcaaaggtcaaagaaTACATGCCAATTCAGACTGAAAATCGTCACAGTAAAATGAGACACGGTACAGCACATGAAAGATAACAATAATTAGAAATAAAGAGACGAGCAGAGGTTGACCCTGATGAGCAGGAGTCGGTCAGTACTCACTATATGTCGCGCAGCAAACACGCCATCCACAATGGCGCAACAAAACGCCGCCACCACCCCGAAGCTGATGAACACAATGGAGGCCACCAGCTGTCAGGGGAgcagagaacagaaaagaagaGACTTCAGTCTCTGCACATCCTATTAGCCTCTTGTCAACCGGGCTGTTATGAGACTGACGCTGTCCCTCTGTCAGCACATTTTGCAATATTGGGCtaaaattataaatgttttttttttctccagtttaaAAATCCTTAGATCCTTTCAAATATAACGCATTCTGTATGTACATTACGAAAAATATTCCAGAAGGCCTTGTGAACATACTGAATGTTCTCCTGTCATATCTGTGTCACTACTCTAATTTTGTTAACTTCCTACTGTGCAACACTGTCTATTTCTGATGTAGCTATATGAAATTCCAGTGCCCCAGTAAGGCAGATTAACCATCCACTGATAACATGTTGTTAAAAACCATGCCATAACGTGTCTACTGAACCAAACagcttattgattttttttataatgattttttgatatctaaaaataaaatggctttggACAAACTTAATTGATaacttagttgacttagttgaTAGGATTAGCAGGTTGACTTTGTATTTATAACTGCATATGCACTTTATGCATGGGAATGTGTCTCAccatgcacatctgtgtgtgtgccagttaGGATGCTGTTTCCAGGAATATCTATTTGAACAATGAGGACGTGTGTTACAGTCCTGATCCCTCAGAGCCACAGGGATTGCTGTGGAGGATGCTGTTGCACACAGCTTAACTGTGACAGTCTGTTACACACTTCACTCACCTCATGTGGTCTGAGCTGGTGGCTGATTTTAAGGTAAAAGTAaaacctgcagctctccagTACCAGGGATGGACAGCCATGGGTTAAAGGACTGTCATtcaggacacacacagcaccagctccCTCCATTATTAACCTACGGAAGACCCTGAGCCTAGCATTTTTCAGGGAGCTTACTCCATATACCTGGCTACATCCTCTCTAAATAAATACAG
It contains:
- the tmem255a gene encoding transmembrane protein 255A isoform X3 translates to MLVASIVFISFGVVAAFCCAIVDGVFAARHIDLRPVYAGRCEYYTSVSAFDRDVHCQTAPRVSCSLRVKSNTCYCCELYNCGKPHPLLGRQNKDVLKKIRQSSFIWNRVELMGGYHEYTEVGSCQDVVHLYHLLWSATILNIVALFLGIVTAAVLGGFKDMTPTSAPDSCDPDPLPISVPPEAPPPTTSYNYYNSTPCLPPYTAYDLQASSMFPDSSGLSDDSQSGASSLWPTQIPPSYSPPYYPPDDKPPPYSP